One window from the genome of Haliaeetus albicilla chromosome 26, bHalAlb1.1, whole genome shotgun sequence encodes:
- the CIZ1 gene encoding cip1-interacting zinc finger protein isoform X2, whose amino-acid sequence MFNQQQFQQQLLQLQHLLQQQQQQQHHHPPAQQGGRGLPPPQQQQMLSLRATNQPSLLNANPMLQRALLMQQMQGNLRGFNMTAPALQQFFPQATRHSLLGPPPVGVSLKPTRLGFPSLPFQRQNRTFRKDFQRVPDRKRELDPGSSSQTQGDEKMEIPEVVQAGSEQNNSSPSTEPRTPTESVLNIEPAAKRLKSVTEESALEDATDSKEVGESSTCVQADGPDNAKEYTAEDLSKERKFSEEPKAPEVLSSGGSLKVTIQQSSESRAISTTALKPGHWTCEVGTADPNPESVLKFYCYICKTNCCSQQNFQSHMAGIQHQQRLGEIQHMSNVCFVSLLPMVKEQKVLAEKDGETQQRWCNTCQIHFTGDLIKHRRTQEHKLAKRSLRPFCTVCSRHFKTPRKFVEHMKSPEHKQKAKEVRLGEKELGSPEDSEELITVDAVGCFEDDDDEEEEEEGGAGEEEDLDVVLIENEDSAAKQTGLKEVSLEDYEGSEKYCPDTAYGLDFLVPVAGYLCRLCHKFYHSDSAARLAHCKSLMHFENFQGSSSQLLDDPKQPPATTADTSKKVNDDHGIDKEGTELSALQEQALMPPEGKGELATSVAEGKSLASVTDDVCGIMVAEEENLQEESKSATTSADCPLPEENRTVGELLGHTVCKEEEANAARQKEGTNDCQDPGSGGGLGQNEAANTGQEAAAEPSSLAKGETAGLTSAGCRRSTRRKPR is encoded by the exons GGGTTTGCCACCACCGCAACAGCAACAGATGCTGAGCTTACGGGCAACAAATCAACCATCGCTGCTCAATGCCAATCCTATGCTTCAGCGGGCCTTACTCATGCAGCAGATGCAAG GAAACCTGCGTGGATTTAACATGACAGCGCCAGCGCTGCAGCAGTTTTTCCCTCAGGCTACAAGACATTCCCTCCTGGGGCCACCACCTGTTGGGGTCTCCTTAAAGCCGACTCGGCTGGGCTTCCCCAGCCTTCCCTTCCAGCGGCAGAACCGGACCTTTCGCAAG GACTTCCAGAGGGTCCCTGACAGGAAGCGGGAACTAGATCCTGGTTCTTCATCTCAGACACAAGGTGATGAGAAAATGGAAATCCCGGAGGTAGTGCAAGCAGGGTCAGAGCAGAACAACTCCTCACCATCCACAG AGCCAAGAACTCCAACAGAATCTGTGTTGAACATTGAGCCTGCAGCAAAAAGACTGAAGAG TGTGACCGAGGAGTCCGCATTAGAGGATGCCACAGACAGCAAGGAAGTAGGGGAGTCAAGCACCTGTGTCCAAGCTGATG GTCCAGACAATGCAAAGGAGTACACAGCTGAAGATCTCTCTAAAGAGAGGAAATTCTCTGAGGAACCAAAGGCTCCTGAG GTGTTGAGCTCTGGAGGTTCGCTGAAAGTGACTATCCAGCAGAGCAGTGAGAGCAGAGCTATCAGTACAACAGCTCTGAAACCAGGGCACTGGACCTGTGAGGTGGGCACAGCTGATCCCAACCCTGAATCGGTCCTTAAATTCTACTGTTATATCTGCAAGACCAACTGCTGCAGTCAGCAG AATTTCCAATCCCACATGGCTGGAATTCAGCACCAGCAGCGACTTGGGGAGATTCAGCACATGAgcaatgtttgttttgtttcactgcTGCCCATGGTGAAGGAGCAGAAGGTGCTAGCAGAAAAAGATGG AGAGACCCAGCAGCGATGGTGTAACACTTGTCAGATACACTTCACAGGGGATCTAATCAAACATCGCAGGACCCAAGAACACAAG CTGGCCAAACGCTCACTTCGTCCTTTCTGCACTGTCTGCAGCCGCCACTTCAAGACCCCTCGCAAGTTCGTGGAGCATATGAAGTCCCCTGAGCACAAACAGAAAGCCAAAGAG GTGAGGCTAGGAGAGAAGGAGTTGGGCAGCCCAGAAGATTCAGAGGAGTTGATCACAGTGGACGCTGTTGGCTGttttgaagatgatgatgatgaagaggaggaggaggaggggggagctgGTGAGGAGGAAGACCTTGATGTAGTGCTGATAGAGAATGAGGATTCTGCTGCCAAGCAG ACTGGGCTGAAGGAAGTGTCTTTGGAGGATTACGAAGGAAGCGAGAAGTATTGTCCAGACACAGCCTATG GCCTGGATTTTCTGGTCCCCGTCGCAGGTTACCTCTGCAGGCTGTGTCACAAATTCTACCATAGCGACTCTGCTGCCCGGCTCGCACACTGCAAGTCCCTGATGCATTTTGAGAACTTTCAG GGCTCCAGCTCCCAATTGCTGGATGATCCGAAACAGCCTCCTGCTACAACAGCAGATACCAGCAAGAAGGTGAATGATGATCATGGGATAGACAAGGAGGGTACAGAGCTGTCAGCCCTGCAAGAACAAGCTTTGATGCCTCCAGAGGGTAAGGGTGAGCTGGCCACCTCTGTAGCAGAGGGCAAAAGCCTAGCCAGCGTGACTGATGATGTATGTGGAATCATGgttgcagaagaagaaaatctaCAGGAAGAGAGCAAGTCCGCTACCACTAGTGCCGACTGCCCACTCCCTGAAGAGAACCGCACTGTAGGGGAGTTGTTGGGACACACTGTGTGTAAGGAGGAGGAAGCCAATGCAGCCAGGCAAAAGGAAGGCACAAATGACTGCCAGGATCCAGGGAGCGGAGGGGGTTTAGGACAGAATGAGGCAGCAAACACAggccaggaggcagcagcagagccttcCTCCCTAGCCAAAGGTGAGACAGCTGGTCTTACCTCTGCTGGGTGCAGACGCTCGACGAGGCGCAAACCCAGATAG
- the CIZ1 gene encoding cip1-interacting zinc finger protein isoform X1: MFNQQQFQQQLLQLQHLLQQQQQQQHHHPPAQQGGRGLPPPQQQQMLSLRATNQPSLLNANPMLQRALLMQQMQGNLRGFNMTAPALQQFFPQATRHSLLGPPPVGVSLKPTRLGFPSLPFQRQNRTFRKDFQRVPDRKRELDPGSSSQTQGDEKMEIPEVVQAGSEQNNSSPSTEPRTPTESVLNIEPAAKRLKSVTEESALEDATDSKEVGESSTCVQADGPDNAKEYTAEDLSKERKFSEEPKAPEVLSSGGSLKVTIQQSSESRAISTTALKPGHWTCEVGTADPNPESVLKFYCYICKTNCCSQQNFQSHMAGIQHQQRLGEIQHMSNVCFVSLLPMVKEQKVLAEKDGETQQRWCNTCQIHFTGDLIKHRRTQEHKLAKRSLRPFCTVCSRHFKTPRKFVEHMKSPEHKQKAKEVRLGEKELGSPEDSEELITVDAVGCFEDDDDEEEEEEGGAGEEEDLDVVLIENEDSAAKQTGLKEVSLEDYEGSEKYCPDTAYGLDFLVPVAGYLCRLCHKFYHSDSAARLAHCKSLMHFENFQRYKAARHRATAAYPEAPLHSQGSSSQLLDDPKQPPATTADTSKKVNDDHGIDKEGTELSALQEQALMPPEGKGELATSVAEGKSLASVTDDVCGIMVAEEENLQEESKSATTSADCPLPEENRTVGELLGHTVCKEEEANAARQKEGTNDCQDPGSGGGLGQNEAANTGQEAAAEPSSLAKGETAGLTSAGCRRSTRRKPR, translated from the exons GGGTTTGCCACCACCGCAACAGCAACAGATGCTGAGCTTACGGGCAACAAATCAACCATCGCTGCTCAATGCCAATCCTATGCTTCAGCGGGCCTTACTCATGCAGCAGATGCAAG GAAACCTGCGTGGATTTAACATGACAGCGCCAGCGCTGCAGCAGTTTTTCCCTCAGGCTACAAGACATTCCCTCCTGGGGCCACCACCTGTTGGGGTCTCCTTAAAGCCGACTCGGCTGGGCTTCCCCAGCCTTCCCTTCCAGCGGCAGAACCGGACCTTTCGCAAG GACTTCCAGAGGGTCCCTGACAGGAAGCGGGAACTAGATCCTGGTTCTTCATCTCAGACACAAGGTGATGAGAAAATGGAAATCCCGGAGGTAGTGCAAGCAGGGTCAGAGCAGAACAACTCCTCACCATCCACAG AGCCAAGAACTCCAACAGAATCTGTGTTGAACATTGAGCCTGCAGCAAAAAGACTGAAGAG TGTGACCGAGGAGTCCGCATTAGAGGATGCCACAGACAGCAAGGAAGTAGGGGAGTCAAGCACCTGTGTCCAAGCTGATG GTCCAGACAATGCAAAGGAGTACACAGCTGAAGATCTCTCTAAAGAGAGGAAATTCTCTGAGGAACCAAAGGCTCCTGAG GTGTTGAGCTCTGGAGGTTCGCTGAAAGTGACTATCCAGCAGAGCAGTGAGAGCAGAGCTATCAGTACAACAGCTCTGAAACCAGGGCACTGGACCTGTGAGGTGGGCACAGCTGATCCCAACCCTGAATCGGTCCTTAAATTCTACTGTTATATCTGCAAGACCAACTGCTGCAGTCAGCAG AATTTCCAATCCCACATGGCTGGAATTCAGCACCAGCAGCGACTTGGGGAGATTCAGCACATGAgcaatgtttgttttgtttcactgcTGCCCATGGTGAAGGAGCAGAAGGTGCTAGCAGAAAAAGATGG AGAGACCCAGCAGCGATGGTGTAACACTTGTCAGATACACTTCACAGGGGATCTAATCAAACATCGCAGGACCCAAGAACACAAG CTGGCCAAACGCTCACTTCGTCCTTTCTGCACTGTCTGCAGCCGCCACTTCAAGACCCCTCGCAAGTTCGTGGAGCATATGAAGTCCCCTGAGCACAAACAGAAAGCCAAAGAG GTGAGGCTAGGAGAGAAGGAGTTGGGCAGCCCAGAAGATTCAGAGGAGTTGATCACAGTGGACGCTGTTGGCTGttttgaagatgatgatgatgaagaggaggaggaggaggggggagctgGTGAGGAGGAAGACCTTGATGTAGTGCTGATAGAGAATGAGGATTCTGCTGCCAAGCAG ACTGGGCTGAAGGAAGTGTCTTTGGAGGATTACGAAGGAAGCGAGAAGTATTGTCCAGACACAGCCTATG GCCTGGATTTTCTGGTCCCCGTCGCAGGTTACCTCTGCAGGCTGTGTCACAAATTCTACCATAGCGACTCTGCTGCCCGGCTCGCACACTGCAAGTCCCTGATGCATTTTGAGAACTTTCAG AGATACAAGGCAGCGAGGCATCGTGCCACAGCTGCCTACCCCGAGGCTCCTTTGCATTCCCAGGGCTCCAGCTCCCAATTGCTGGATGATCCGAAACAGCCTCCTGCTACAACAGCAGATACCAGCAAGAAGGTGAATGATGATCATGGGATAGACAAGGAGGGTACAGAGCTGTCAGCCCTGCAAGAACAAGCTTTGATGCCTCCAGAGGGTAAGGGTGAGCTGGCCACCTCTGTAGCAGAGGGCAAAAGCCTAGCCAGCGTGACTGATGATGTATGTGGAATCATGgttgcagaagaagaaaatctaCAGGAAGAGAGCAAGTCCGCTACCACTAGTGCCGACTGCCCACTCCCTGAAGAGAACCGCACTGTAGGGGAGTTGTTGGGACACACTGTGTGTAAGGAGGAGGAAGCCAATGCAGCCAGGCAAAAGGAAGGCACAAATGACTGCCAGGATCCAGGGAGCGGAGGGGGTTTAGGACAGAATGAGGCAGCAAACACAggccaggaggcagcagcagagccttcCTCCCTAGCCAAAGGTGAGACAGCTGGTCTTACCTCTGCTGGGTGCAGACGCTCGACGAGGCGCAAACCCAGATAG
- the BBLN gene encoding bublin coiled-coil protein, which yields MSGPNGEPHVAVGGAGGNEDEDEDGDSFGEEEYAAINSMLDQINSCLDHLEEKNDYLHACLKELLESNRQTRLEFQQQSEQQNMEADVQGPQPPV from the exons ATGTCGGGGCCGAACGGGGAGCCGCACGTGGCGGTGGGCGGCGCCGGCGGCAACGAGGACGAGGACGAGGACGGGGACAGCTTCGGGGAGGAAG AATATGCAGCAATAAACTCCATGCTGGACCAGATCAACTCCTGCTTGGATCAcctggaggagaaaaatgatTATCTACACGCCTGCTTGAAAGAACTGCTGGAGTCCAACCGCCAGACCCGCCTGGAGTTCCAGCAGCAAAGCGAGCAGCAGAACATGGAAGCTGATGTGCAGGGACCACAGCCTCCTGTCTAG
- the PTGES2 gene encoding prostaglandin E synthase 2, with protein sequence MAVAGRAWRAAALLPPWRLRAPRRDYGAAAAAAAAAAGGGGGGGRLLLGAAFALGGGAGLYLAARHRLREHSAAELPAGSLQLTLYQYKTCPFCSKVRAFLDYHGLPYEIVEVNPIMRKEIKFSSYRKVPILLANAGSPVQLNDSSVIISAIKTYLISKRNSLEEIVSFYPPMKTVTEQGKEVFEYGNKYWLMLDEKETKRIYPVKEVRVEEMKWRKWADDWLVHLISPNVYRTPREALASFDYIVREGKFGTVEGFFAKYMGAFAMFFVSKRLKKRHHLQDNVREDLYEAVNEWVKAVGKHRLFMGGNQPNLADLAVYGVLRVMEGLEAFDDMMVHTKIAPWYQRMEEVIQKAEAAV encoded by the exons ATGGCGGTTGCCGGCAGGGCCTGGCGGGCCGCCGCGCTGCTGCCGCCCTGGCGGCTGCGGGCCCCGCGCCGAGACTACGGCGCTGccgcggcagcagcggcggcagcagcaggaggcggcggcggcgggggccgcctGCTGCTGGGCGCTGCCTTCGCGCtgggcggcggcgccggcctCTACCTGGCGGCGCGGCACCGCCTGCGGGAACACTCGGCCGCTGAG ctgcctgcagggagcCTGCAGCTCACTCTCTACCAGTATAAAACGTGTCCTTTCTGCAGCAAAGTCCGAGCTTTTCTTGATTATCATGGACTGCCCTATGAAATCGTGGAAGTGAACCCGATAATGAGGAAAGAGATCAAATTTTCTTCCTACAGAAAGGTGCCTATCCTGCTAGCTAATGCTGGAAGCCCTGTG caatTGAATGACTCTTCGGTGATCATCAGTGCAATAAAGACCTATCTAATTTCCAA GAGGAATAGCTTAGAAGAGATCGTGTCCTTCTATCCTCCTATGAAAACTGTGACTGAGCAAGGCAAGGAGGTATTTGAGTATGGGAATAAATACTGGCTCATGCTGGATGAGAAGGAGACAAAGCGAATCTATCCTGTCAAAGAAGTGAGAGT GGAAGAGATGAAGTGGAGAAAATGGGCAGACGATTGGCTTGTTCACCTCATCTCCCCCAATGTTTACCGTACCCCGAGAGAAGCCTTGGCATCTTTTGATTACATTGTCCGTGAGGGGAAGTTTGGCACCGTGGAAGGTTTCTTTGCCAAGTACATGGGGGCTTTTGCCATGTTCTTTGTTAGCAAGAGGCTGAAGAAAAG ACATCACCTTCAAGACAATGTCCGAGAAGACTTGTATGAAGCAGTTAATGAGTGGGTAAAAGCAGTTGGCAAACATCGACTGTTCATGGGTGGAAACCAGCCGAACCTTGCTGACTTG GCAGTGTATGGGGTCCTCCGAGTCATGGAAGGGCTGGAAGCCTTTGACGACATGATGGTTCACACCAAGATTGCGCCTTGGTACCAGCGCATGGAAGAAGTCATTCAAAAAGCTGAAGCTGCAGTCTGa